A stretch of Thermococcus bergensis DNA encodes these proteins:
- a CDS encoding MutS-related protein, producing MKLNSEAREIYRGIKEEIKKRVQLKESLNYLEEFSLTNDKEEILRRQRYLQEGFSKIRDDLKPVLSKIKPIRFRKEYLHDRLLVVSEEEFERAKSLDICDVSLKPEEGYEIILSTNSYGIEVELSIGEIAPELYILPLWENRETLKALATIGKLTNSPSVAEEILTELKKLEPVMKRKELLENLDEIIRREEERLNSKIEERLKEFSLTLSGKELLEFLRELKDGNYGAIFSHFSQVENEILGEIRKSEERLSELLNLDVEVFSRENLYPVEVSPETVEFLRAELEREIKVETYLTSREILKRIKHIIPKLKEELQRAYELEFLRAVKEFTKGFVFPEIASGGIAFINGRHLFIENPQPISYVVGSIANFEGTNGERIVILTGANSGGKTSLLETITQIAILAHMGFPVPAKKAWVEPLDELFFFRRKRSSYGAGAFETALKAFARSLTRDGKKLILIDEFEAITEPGAAVKIIGELLKIAYEKGFYVVIVSHLGEDLKRELPFARVDGIEAKGLDENLNLIVDRQPKFGKLGKSTPELIVEKLAKKKRGKEKEIFERIWRAFKA from the coding sequence ATGAAGCTCAACAGTGAAGCGAGGGAGATATACAGGGGTATAAAAGAGGAGATAAAGAAGAGAGTCCAGCTAAAAGAAAGCCTAAACTATCTTGAAGAATTCTCCCTAACGAATGATAAGGAGGAAATACTGAGAAGGCAGAGATATCTGCAGGAAGGCTTCTCAAAAATTAGAGATGATCTGAAGCCGGTTCTTTCAAAGATAAAGCCAATAAGGTTCAGAAAGGAATATCTCCACGACAGGCTTCTTGTAGTCAGCGAGGAAGAGTTCGAAAGGGCAAAAAGCCTCGACATCTGCGATGTTTCTCTAAAACCAGAGGAAGGTTATGAGATAATACTGAGCACCAATAGCTATGGAATTGAAGTGGAGCTTTCCATTGGTGAAATAGCCCCAGAGCTTTACATACTTCCACTATGGGAAAATCGAGAAACCCTCAAAGCCCTCGCTACCATAGGTAAGCTTACAAACTCTCCTTCCGTTGCAGAAGAAATCCTGACAGAACTGAAAAAACTTGAGCCAGTTATGAAAAGGAAAGAACTTCTTGAGAACCTTGATGAGATAATTAGACGCGAAGAAGAGAGGCTAAACTCCAAAATTGAGGAAAGGTTAAAGGAGTTCAGCCTAACCCTCAGCGGAAAGGAGCTTTTGGAATTCCTGAGGGAACTGAAAGACGGGAATTATGGGGCGATATTCTCCCATTTCTCTCAGGTCGAAAACGAAATCCTTGGAGAAATACGGAAAAGCGAGGAGAGGCTCAGTGAACTGCTCAACCTTGATGTGGAAGTGTTTTCAAGAGAAAACCTGTATCCCGTGGAAGTTTCTCCGGAGACAGTTGAATTCCTGAGGGCAGAACTCGAAAGGGAGATAAAGGTTGAAACTTATCTGACAAGCCGTGAAATTCTAAAGAGAATAAAGCACATAATCCCAAAATTAAAGGAAGAGCTCCAAAGGGCTTACGAACTTGAATTTTTGAGGGCTGTGAAAGAATTCACCAAGGGGTTTGTCTTTCCGGAAATTGCCAGCGGCGGAATCGCTTTTATAAACGGTAGGCATCTGTTCATTGAGAATCCCCAGCCGATTAGCTATGTTGTTGGAAGCATCGCGAACTTTGAAGGCACGAATGGAGAAAGAATTGTAATCTTAACGGGAGCCAACAGTGGTGGGAAAACATCTCTGCTTGAGACTATTACTCAGATAGCCATCCTTGCCCACATGGGATTCCCGGTTCCGGCAAAGAAAGCATGGGTTGAGCCGTTAGATGAGCTGTTTTTCTTTAGAAGGAAGCGCTCATCTTACGGGGCTGGTGCGTTTGAAACGGCTCTAAAAGCCTTTGCACGCTCGCTCACAAGGGATGGCAAAAAGTTAATCCTCATAGACGAGTTTGAAGCCATAACGGAACCCGGTGCTGCAGTTAAGATTATTGGAGAGCTTTTGAAAATAGCCTACGAAAAAGGTTTTTACGTTGTTATCGTCTCGCATTTAGGGGAAGACCTAAAGAGGGAGCTGCCCTTTGCAAGGGTTGACGGTATTGAGGCTAAAGGCCTGGATGAGAACCTCAACCTGATAGTGGACAGACAGCCCAAGTTTGGAAAGCTTGGAAAGAGCACTCCAGAGCTGATAGTGGAAAAACTGGCAAAGAAAAAGCGCGGAAAAGAGAAGGAGATTTTTGAGAGAATTTGGAGGGCTTTTAAAGCTTAA
- a CDS encoding YbjQ family protein — MEEFLLSTTEYIPGYKVVKVLGIARGATVRAKHLGKDILAGLRNIAGGEVKEYTEMLAEAREVALERMIQHAKEMGANGVIGVRFMTSAVASGAAEIFAYGTAVVLEKE; from the coding sequence ATGGAAGAATTTCTTCTTTCCACAACGGAGTATATCCCGGGATATAAGGTTGTTAAGGTTCTTGGAATCGCGAGGGGAGCAACCGTTAGGGCAAAGCACCTTGGAAAGGATATACTGGCCGGCTTAAGGAATATTGCCGGTGGTGAAGTAAAGGAGTACACAGAGATGCTCGCAGAGGCTAGGGAGGTAGCCCTTGAGAGAATGATTCAACATGCAAAGGAAATGGGGGCTAATGGAGTTATTGGGGTCAGGTTTATGACATCGGCAGTTGCCTCTGGAGCTGCAGAAATTTTTGCTTACGGGACTGCCGTCGTTCTTGAGAAGGAGTGA
- a CDS encoding NEW3 domain-containing protein produces MRKSFLPIVLLLVLLTVPMNTGQALGADQPWVEIFEGKIKIGESLKVGDYQVELTLSKDHSPYIMVYQGEAIRALERAEFGEVIEVDNLRIVPGSFDGERIFLVVQYIPKVYKEIAPKVGESYTVDGYTFEVLNITKEALTLKIGSSEHLIKDSAYTIHDRLVLGYLGGKLRVYLIDVNVERIPQVEYEIHYTFDEITVKAGEALEVPIEVTNNDNEDIRLPLRILSKPLNWDVRLIDAQEGYEVSEITLKASEKRYLNLAIDIPEEAGGSNVVKFSIGEELGEVKVFVQKVEKIDVKPSILFIECEAGEKVGFPVVITNYGSDKVVNVQVLEKPEGWDAYFILNGVRVRSFLLPSSASQELSIIVEIPRNAELGSHTVKVAIDNESYSFNMFVYKTYRGEKATLSLTVIDDEGSPVSRAKVYVNRTVYFTETTGRLRMELEPGKYRLTVEKEGYSNTTEEVELLDGEEKSLTITLQKAPYYFRVEMDTNTLSVSFDYQPVYEIKLINSGKEDDEYRLSLAGLPGDWAYSFLRDPQSNIGVNSISVDSGESRSIWLRILPSFNAQPGTYHAKLIAESSSGIRFEKELEIELIGNYELDVSLMNYLLSLQAGKDSTTTIMLRNLGSAPITNINFEINAPEGWKVDISPERIAKLDRGEYQEVMLVIQVPETTPAGEYRVAIKVKSDQTEWEDSIRVRVKQSSSSAYLGILILAAAFGAVVLMMRRIGRR; encoded by the coding sequence ATGAGAAAGTCCTTCCTTCCGATTGTCTTGCTGTTGGTGCTCTTGACAGTTCCGATGAACACTGGTCAAGCCCTAGGTGCTGACCAACCATGGGTTGAGATATTTGAAGGGAAGATTAAAATTGGAGAAAGTTTGAAAGTTGGGGACTACCAAGTTGAGCTAACGTTAAGCAAAGACCACTCCCCTTACATAATGGTCTATCAAGGAGAAGCCATTAGAGCGCTTGAACGGGCTGAATTTGGGGAGGTAATTGAAGTTGACAACCTTAGAATAGTCCCGGGCAGTTTTGATGGCGAGCGGATTTTTCTTGTAGTTCAATACATTCCTAAAGTCTACAAGGAGATAGCCCCGAAGGTGGGAGAGAGTTATACAGTTGATGGGTATACCTTTGAAGTTTTGAACATAACCAAAGAAGCGTTAACTCTCAAAATAGGTTCGAGTGAACACCTAATAAAGGACTCCGCATATACAATTCACGATAGGCTGGTGCTAGGGTATCTTGGTGGAAAACTTCGGGTGTATCTCATTGATGTAAACGTTGAAAGGATTCCGCAGGTAGAGTATGAAATCCACTATACCTTTGACGAGATAACCGTAAAAGCGGGAGAGGCTCTTGAGGTGCCCATTGAAGTCACTAACAATGATAACGAGGATATAAGGTTGCCATTAAGAATACTATCTAAACCCTTGAACTGGGACGTCAGGTTGATAGATGCTCAGGAGGGGTATGAAGTTAGCGAAATAACCTTGAAAGCTTCAGAAAAACGATATCTGAATCTTGCCATCGACATCCCAGAAGAGGCGGGTGGCAGTAACGTAGTTAAATTTTCGATAGGAGAGGAGCTTGGAGAGGTTAAAGTCTTTGTTCAAAAAGTGGAAAAAATCGATGTAAAGCCTTCGATTCTGTTCATAGAATGCGAAGCTGGAGAAAAAGTTGGATTTCCGGTTGTGATAACCAACTATGGCTCCGATAAAGTAGTAAACGTCCAGGTTTTAGAAAAACCGGAAGGCTGGGATGCATACTTTATACTTAACGGGGTGAGGGTTAGGTCTTTCCTTCTGCCTAGTTCAGCTTCTCAAGAACTTTCCATCATTGTTGAAATTCCGAGAAATGCGGAGCTGGGAAGCCATACTGTTAAAGTTGCAATAGATAACGAGAGCTATTCATTCAACATGTTTGTTTACAAAACTTACAGGGGCGAAAAAGCAACGCTCTCCTTGACTGTAATTGACGATGAGGGTTCTCCGGTTTCTAGAGCAAAGGTTTATGTCAATAGAACTGTTTATTTCACCGAGACAACCGGGCGGCTTAGAATGGAGCTTGAACCGGGAAAGTATAGACTCACCGTAGAGAAAGAAGGATACTCAAATACTACGGAAGAAGTGGAACTGCTGGATGGAGAAGAAAAAAGTTTGACTATAACTCTTCAAAAGGCACCTTATTACTTTAGAGTCGAAATGGATACGAACACGCTCTCTGTAAGCTTTGATTACCAACCTGTCTATGAGATCAAACTCATTAACTCAGGAAAAGAAGACGATGAATACAGGTTATCTTTAGCTGGTCTTCCCGGTGATTGGGCTTATAGCTTCCTTAGAGATCCCCAGAGCAACATTGGGGTCAATTCAATAAGTGTTGATAGTGGGGAGTCGAGATCGATCTGGCTTAGAATTCTTCCCTCATTTAACGCACAACCAGGAACATACCATGCAAAGCTAATTGCTGAAAGCTCGTCTGGAATAAGGTTTGAAAAAGAGCTTGAAATTGAGCTCATTGGTAACTACGAGTTAGACGTCTCCTTGATGAACTACCTGCTATCTCTTCAAGCTGGAAAAGATAGCACAACCACGATAATGTTGAGAAACCTCGGAAGTGCTCCAATAACAAACATTAACTTCGAAATAAATGCTCCGGAGGGCTGGAAGGTAGATATTTCGCCGGAAAGAATAGCCAAACTTGATAGGGGAGAATATCAGGAGGTTATGCTGGTAATTCAGGTTCCCGAGACCACGCCTGCAGGGGAGTATAGGGTTGCAATAAAAGTGAAATCAGACCAAACAGAGTGGGAGGATAGCATAAGGGTTAGGGTAAAACAAAGTTCAAGCTCGGCATATCTTGGAATACTGATACTCGCGGCTGCATTTGGGGCTGTAGTACTTATGATGCGTCGCATTGGAAGAAGATAG
- a CDS encoding IS982 family transposase (programmed frameshift), translating into MVVMNFQQEILIIKSEIYPIISKHYPKNTHREIISLYDLITFAILAHLHFNGVYKHAYRVLIEEMKLFPKIRYNKLTERLNRHEKLLLLAQEELFKKHAREYVRILDSKPIQTKELARKNRKDKEGSSEVISEKPAVGFVPSKKKFYYGYKLTCYSDGNLLALLSVDPANKHDVSVVREKFWVIVEEFSGCFLFLDKGYVSRELQEEFLKFGVVYTPVKRENQVSNLEEKKFYKYLSDFRRRIETLFSKFSEFLLRPSRSVSLRGLAVRILGAILAVNLDRLYNFTGGGN; encoded by the exons GTGGTTGTTATGAACTTTCAGCAGGAAATCCTGATCATAAAATCCGAAATCTATCCGATAATCAGCAAACACTACCCGAAAAACACTCACAGGGAAATAATCAGCCTCTACGACCTAATAACCTTCGCAATACTAGCACACTTGCACTTTAACGGAGTTTACAAGCACGCTTACAGAGTCCTAATCGAAGAAATGAAGCTGTTCCCCAAAATCAGGTACAACAAACTAACAGAACGCTTGAACAGGCACGAAAAACTCCTGCTCCTAGCGCAGGAAGAATTATTCAAAAAACACGCCAGAGAATACGTTAGAATACTGGACTCAAAGCCCATTCAGACCAAGGAGTTGGCCAGAAAAAACAGGAAGGATAAGGAGGGTTCTTCAGAAGTCATCTCTGAAAAGCCCGCAGTTGGGTTTGTTCCCTCTA AAAAAAAGTTTTACTATGGGTACAAGCTGACCTGTTACTCTGATGGAAATTTGCTGGCTTTGCTGTCCGTTGATCCGGCGAATAAGCATGATGTGAGTGTTGTCAGGGAAAAGTTCTGGGTGATTGTTGAGGAGTTTTCTGGCTGTTTTCTGTTTTTGGATAAGGGTTACGTTAGTAGAGAACTTCAGGAGGAATTCCTGAAGTTTGGCGTTGTTTACACGCCGGTGAAGCGGGAGAATCAGGTTAGTAATCTGGAGGAGAAGAAGTTTTACAAGTACTTGTCTGACTTTCGCAGGAGGATTGAGACTTTGTTTTCGAAGTTTTCTGAGTTTCTTCTGAGGCCGAGCAGGAGTGTTAGTTTGAGGGGGTTAGCTGTCAGGATTTTAGGGGCGATTCTGGCCGTGAATCTGGACAGATTATACAACTTCACAGGTGGTGGGAACTAG
- the moaC gene encoding cyclic pyranopterin monophosphate synthase MoaC encodes MELTHVDEKGVKMVEIGHKDVVFRKAIAKGRIRLKPETIRLIQEGKTKKGNVIAAAQLAGILAVKKTPELIPLCHPIPLTGVDISFEFGEDYIEATCEVRAYYKTGVEMEALTGVSVALLTIWDMVKAVEKDESGQYPFTKIEDIRVVEKVKE; translated from the coding sequence ATGGAGCTCACACATGTCGATGAAAAGGGCGTAAAAATGGTTGAGATTGGGCACAAAGATGTAGTATTCAGAAAAGCTATTGCGAAGGGCAGGATAAGGCTAAAACCGGAAACCATAAGGCTAATCCAGGAAGGAAAAACAAAAAAGGGAAACGTAATAGCTGCTGCCCAGCTAGCTGGAATTTTAGCCGTAAAAAAGACTCCTGAACTTATTCCTCTCTGCCACCCAATCCCTCTCACAGGGGTAGATATATCCTTTGAATTTGGGGAAGACTACATAGAGGCAACATGCGAGGTAAGAGCATATTACAAAACGGGCGTTGAAATGGAAGCGCTAACAGGTGTCAGCGTTGCGCTCCTCACAATATGGGATATGGTTAAAGCCGTAGAGAAAGATGAGAGTGGCCAGTATCCTTTTACAAAGATAGAAGACATCAGAGTCGTTGAGAAGGTAAAGGAGTAG
- a CDS encoding ABC transporter permease, which produces MQAINIAMKDFEINVRTKKFQIVIALFAMISLGMVYSSKKLGVSASLYKTPFQMLFLSGFSNAFNYSIALLSILLGATAISEEVEKRTLRLVASKPVYKDEILFGKLLGGLLTLSVAFALFYILTLAFALILGVPITPHDLGMFLITFPFSVLYGLVFLALGLLISTSIKRSKNAIIMAIFMFAFFSFLLSMIAGIVAFAVAGLPPIPDLPENAANLSEEELQEIFLKDPGYQEWLSEVASTTEKILYVSPNYHYQEIIRMFFGGKPQISEIVSAFVYNQSIVEDRSIEESLSLTWRNLVVLVVMFLLPFALAYVRFMKADLR; this is translated from the coding sequence GTGCAAGCCATTAACATAGCAATGAAGGATTTTGAAATTAACGTTAGAACAAAGAAATTCCAAATAGTAATAGCTCTCTTTGCAATGATTTCCCTTGGAATGGTCTACAGCTCGAAGAAGCTTGGCGTGAGTGCAAGCTTATACAAAACGCCGTTTCAAATGCTCTTCTTATCGGGCTTTTCCAACGCGTTCAATTATTCAATAGCCCTGTTGAGCATCTTACTCGGGGCAACTGCAATAAGTGAAGAAGTCGAAAAAAGAACCCTTAGGTTGGTGGCTTCAAAACCGGTATATAAGGATGAAATACTCTTTGGCAAGCTTCTAGGGGGTTTGTTAACACTTAGTGTAGCCTTTGCATTGTTCTATATCTTAACGCTGGCTTTTGCGCTGATTTTGGGCGTTCCAATAACACCTCATGATTTGGGAATGTTTTTGATAACCTTTCCTTTCAGCGTGCTCTATGGGCTGGTTTTTTTGGCGCTAGGCTTGTTGATTTCAACGTCTATTAAAAGATCCAAAAATGCCATAATAATGGCGATTTTTATGTTTGCTTTCTTCAGCTTTTTACTTTCAATGATAGCGGGAATAGTGGCATTTGCAGTAGCCGGTTTGCCTCCGATTCCTGACCTCCCAGAAAACGCTGCAAATCTCAGCGAAGAAGAGCTTCAGGAGATATTTCTCAAAGACCCGGGATATCAAGAATGGCTGAGTGAGGTGGCCTCAACGACGGAAAAAATCCTTTATGTCTCTCCGAATTACCACTACCAAGAGATCATCAGAATGTTCTTTGGGGGAAAGCCTCAGATTAGTGAGATAGTCTCGGCTTTTGTGTATAACCAGAGCATTGTGGAAGATAGAAGCATTGAAGAGAGCCTGAGCCTCACGTGGCGAAACCTTGTGGTACTGGTTGTAATGTTCCTTCTGCCGTTTGCCCTGGCTTATGTAAGGTTCATGAAAGCCGACCTGAGGTGA
- a CDS encoding Kae1-associated kinase Bud32: MKLIKQGAEAKIYLAGFEELYFPFNGEKVIIKHRIPKRYRIKEIDEKLRKERTVREARILHRAKEFGVNVPYVYEVDLKDMKIVMEYIEGERLKELLESIPMEERLKICREIGRQIGKLHEAGIVHGDLTTSNMIFREGKVYFIDFGLAEFDATLEAQGVDLHLLRRAMESTHYKWFEKGFEEVLNGYEEIRGTEKRKEVEAKLEEIESRGRYRGRGWITG, encoded by the coding sequence AGCTAATAAAACAGGGAGCAGAAGCAAAGATTTATCTGGCAGGCTTTGAGGAGCTTTACTTCCCGTTTAATGGGGAGAAAGTCATAATAAAACACCGCATACCAAAGCGTTATAGGATCAAGGAGATTGACGAAAAACTTAGAAAAGAGAGAACCGTGAGGGAAGCAAGAATCCTTCACCGGGCAAAAGAGTTTGGGGTTAATGTTCCCTACGTGTATGAAGTTGACCTAAAGGACATGAAAATAGTCATGGAGTACATTGAAGGTGAGAGACTAAAGGAACTGCTTGAGAGCATCCCGATGGAAGAGCGCCTAAAAATCTGCAGGGAAATCGGCAGGCAGATAGGAAAGCTCCATGAAGCGGGCATAGTTCACGGCGATTTGACTACCTCAAATATGATTTTCAGAGAAGGAAAGGTTTACTTCATTGACTTCGGTCTTGCCGAGTTCGATGCAACACTTGAAGCTCAGGGAGTTGACCTGCATCTCCTCAGAAGGGCTATGGAGAGCACACATTACAAGTGGTTTGAGAAGGGGTTTGAAGAGGTTTTAAACGGTTATGAAGAGATTAGAGGCACAGAAAAGAGAAAAGAGGTCGAAGCAAAGCTGGAAGAAATCGAGAGCAGGGGAAGATACAGGGGGAGGGGATGGATTACGGGTTAA
- a CDS encoding ABC transporter ATP-binding protein has translation MYAIEIENLVKRYGTFTAVDGLTLKVEKGIVFGFLGPNGAGKTTTILSMLGLIMPDDGIVKILGHDVFREPVKVKEKIGFLPENTTLYEELTAWRNLDFFANFYNFSKMEKERRIEELLKLVGLWDVRYRKVKTFSKGMKQRLLLAQALINDPEVLILDEPTSGLDPEGAFLVKSIVREEHKKGKTVFFSSHILSEVEELSEKVGIIIKGKLRALGTLEEIKKQFMELEGYEITLETKQHLPKIDLPGITRVEYSSNNKAIIFAKEDIREELSEYLSKMGVTIVSLDIEEPSLEDVFLKTVYKRSDEG, from the coding sequence ATGTATGCGATTGAGATCGAGAACCTCGTAAAGAGATATGGAACTTTCACAGCGGTTGATGGGCTTACACTGAAAGTCGAGAAGGGAATCGTTTTTGGATTTTTAGGGCCCAACGGAGCGGGTAAAACCACAACAATACTCAGCATGCTTGGTCTTATTATGCCAGATGATGGCATAGTTAAGATTCTGGGACACGATGTGTTCAGGGAGCCCGTCAAGGTCAAGGAGAAAATAGGCTTTCTCCCGGAAAATACAACGCTCTACGAGGAGCTAACGGCTTGGAGAAACCTGGACTTCTTTGCAAACTTCTACAACTTCTCTAAAATGGAAAAAGAAAGGCGCATTGAAGAGCTGCTCAAGCTTGTTGGGCTCTGGGACGTGAGGTACAGAAAAGTTAAAACGTTCTCCAAGGGTATGAAGCAACGTCTATTGCTTGCCCAGGCACTGATAAACGATCCGGAAGTGTTAATCCTTGACGAGCCGACAAGCGGGCTTGACCCCGAGGGTGCGTTTCTTGTCAAGAGCATTGTTAGGGAAGAGCACAAGAAAGGAAAGACTGTGTTTTTCTCCTCGCACATACTCAGCGAGGTTGAGGAACTCAGTGAGAAAGTAGGCATAATAATCAAAGGAAAACTCAGGGCTTTGGGAACTTTAGAGGAGATTAAAAAGCAGTTCATGGAGCTTGAAGGGTACGAAATAACCCTCGAGACAAAACAGCATCTCCCCAAGATTGACCTGCCCGGAATTACAAGAGTGGAATATTCCAGTAACAACAAAGCCATCATATTCGCAAAGGAGGACATCAGGGAGGAGCTATCAGAGTACCTCTCGAAAATGGGTGTAACAATCGTTAGCTTGGATATAGAAGAGCCAAGCCTGGAGGATGTATTCCTGAAGACCGTTTATAAAAGGAGTGATGAGGGATGA
- a CDS encoding ABC transporter permease: protein MREIAIALKEFYVAVRSKRFIGILVFYLLFVFLMNYALRDEMLKSAGQIAVVPVSTIFGGRGEIIQTSVSLSIFTNLETLTVFGALIGATLGADSINREIEEGTIKVLLSHPIYRDQIINGKFLGNALALALVVFIGYVFSIAYFLIVGVPIDDVSMVRAILAAVFTLIYMLTFLSLGTMLSALLKKPETSMILAIVLALFLTLIYPATAEVIAGKIVGEQPYCPPPEIRHQEVAPGRVVPVSIPSTCPAFEEWQNRLEIWKKRLKFLSPASHYSYLTVASFAGDEFVNDYLPIGEALALALNNLATLLVQFLLPFSIAYAKFMTSDLR, encoded by the coding sequence ATGAGGGAGATAGCCATAGCCCTCAAGGAATTTTACGTGGCAGTGAGGAGCAAACGGTTCATAGGAATCTTGGTATTTTATCTTCTCTTTGTTTTTCTCATGAACTACGCGCTCAGGGATGAAATGCTAAAATCAGCAGGTCAAATTGCAGTGGTTCCAGTCAGCACGATTTTTGGTGGGAGAGGAGAGATTATCCAAACTTCGGTTTCGCTCTCAATCTTCACAAACCTTGAAACCTTAACCGTCTTTGGAGCGCTCATCGGAGCAACTCTCGGAGCAGACTCGATAAATCGGGAGATAGAAGAGGGAACGATTAAGGTTTTATTGAGCCATCCTATATACAGGGATCAAATAATCAACGGCAAATTTTTGGGAAATGCTTTGGCTCTGGCACTGGTAGTCTTTATTGGCTATGTTTTTTCGATAGCTTACTTCCTGATAGTTGGGGTTCCAATAGATGATGTGTCAATGGTTAGAGCAATCTTGGCAGCGGTGTTTACACTAATCTACATGCTCACGTTTTTAAGCTTGGGAACAATGCTCTCAGCCCTTCTTAAAAAACCTGAAACTTCGATGATCCTTGCCATAGTGCTTGCTCTCTTTTTAACTCTTATATACCCTGCAACAGCCGAGGTCATCGCGGGTAAAATAGTTGGTGAACAGCCATATTGTCCTCCACCAGAGATTAGACACCAAGAAGTAGCCCCTGGACGTGTGGTTCCAGTTTCTATCCCCTCTACATGCCCGGCTTTTGAGGAATGGCAAAATCGGCTTGAGATATGGAAAAAGAGACTCAAATTTTTAAGCCCAGCAAGCCATTACAGCTACCTTACGGTAGCATCCTTTGCGGGGGATGAATTTGTCAATGATTATCTCCCAATAGGGGAAGCCCTTGCCTTGGCTCTCAACAACCTGGCAACATTACTTGTCCAATTCCTCTTGCCCTTCAGTATAGCCTACGCAAAATTCATGACAAGTGATTTGAGGTAG